From the Amia ocellicauda isolate fAmiCal2 chromosome 12, fAmiCal2.hap1, whole genome shotgun sequence genome, the window CTGGTGACACTGAAACATCTGGCAATCACaagaaaaaactattaaaaataaatgggaaaTCATTTTTCCAAATACATTAACTCTTTGTGGAAAAAAACCGCCGTGGATGGGTAGTGCTTTGGAATAAAAGTGTCAAGAGGCTTGAGAACCAGCAGAAAATCTTCACTCAATCGGTGCATACTTGCCAAAAAGATTGATgccttaaatatacaaaaacatcTAGATAGAGCTCTTAAAGTCCTTGATGCTCAATGAATAGAAACATTTTCCTGTGCAAGATGTGCTCTCCATTCCTTCTACATAAGCGAGGGTCCACAGAATAGGGTGCGTTTTTGCAAGTGCCAGAGCAAGTTGCACTGTATTGCTTAGTCATAGCCGAGCAGATTTCCTGCCAGAATGGGAAACAGCTGGGGACACTTGAGTTGTGTAACTCGGTGGCAGGATAGCTTGAAACACTGATCTGTTGAATCAATGCTGTATTGAGCAAATTACGAAGAAATTAGGGCAAATGGAATGAacgagtaaaaaaaataaacataatgcgTCACAATGCCTCTGCAAAATCCGGTAGCAAGGTGCTTCTATGCCATGGTGACTAGGTTGTGGCTTGAGAAACGTCAGACTCTTTTCAGGTCCCCTCCTATCAAGAGAGCTGGTGGCCAGCGTCTGTCTCTCCACCCTGCAGGGTAATTACTGTTCAATCGTTTTCCCTTCTAACTTCACACTGCTGCGAATGCTCACAACACAATGCTGCAACAAGATGCCCCAGCCttagacgtgtgtgtgtgtgtgtaacagagCACAAACAGAGCCAATCTCTGTCGACAGAGTCATGAAATGAACATTTATTAAAAGGAGTGAGTTTCTTACATACAAAAGCCTAATTGTAGAATCAAATGTCTATACAAAAAATATTCTTTTGAGCTGGAGGAAACATTTTGATTGCACCTCGGAAACCATTCTGTGCCTTTAAAAAGTCATTACAATCCATTTAGCATCTGCAGTGCATTAAAAGACCCCTTTCAAGGACAGATAAAAAGCCCCACGCAGGCTTCACGGAATCCGAGTGACAAATGTGCcgtattctgttttgaattgaataaatacatgaaggTATAATAAATGTCTACGTTCCTGCCTCCAGCATTAACAGCTCATACGAGACACAGAGCAGGCAAGtgtataaaaagaaaacaagtcaACCCTTCACATCTGTGCCCACCTGTCATCCAGGCACTGTGCGGAGAAGACGGGTAAGAAAATACATTAACGTTCGACTATCTGGTCTACTTGAAATGCCCCTCTGGAAGGGAAGAGTTTGTAGATTTTTTTCTGTGTCTGCTTACAGGGTCTCTTGAGGATAGAATCAATCTAGATTAGCAACAGATTTGGTTTACTTTCTTGTTATACTCTAGATTGAAAATTGTGTTTGTTCATTAACAACAAGCTGTGACATCGCAGAAAGCTAAGCACAGACACGGTACAAAATGTCTCAAGGCAATCAGACATTGATTGTTAGTTACACCACTATCCCAGGGGCCCAGCCTAAAATCACCAGGCCTTCCTCCAGCAAAACAGTTTCCTTATCTATACTGCACATTTGTGGCATAAGACCCTGGGGTCCTGGGAATGAAGGCCACTGAGAGATCGTGAGCCTTCATCTTCTGTCGAGCTTCCCCGATTGCACATATGAAAAAGACTCCATCACAGAGACGCTCTCCGTAACCCTCCTCCTGGGCCAGACCATATTGTCTAGATGTGGATGAGCTCCATTCAAACAGTGATGCTGTGGGGTGAAGATTTAGCAGAAGGTACAAGGCAAATGCACATCAGCTCATCTGAGGCTTTACTATGCATCCTGTACGTTGgcaactgtgtgtgtgaaagtgagaaCAGCAGAATCCTGCTTCCTCATCTGCATGCAGAAGTGCTATTGAGTGTTGCTGACGAAGCGATGGGGTATTTAACATAACATGCTTGAAAGGAGATGATTAGGAGATGGGGAATCTGCAGTCAAAATATACAGATGAATGTGTAGTGCAAAGCGAGGTGCTGTGTAAACTgctaaatattgtattacatggAGCCAATGAGCCCAGTCTTCATTTCATACATCAAAAAACACGTTCAGTGTGTATTTAAAGTGTGACATCTATTAGACGTACTATAGTTTTCCAGAGACAGAATGCTTTAGGTAGACCCCCCGGGTGGTTAATTGCTATCCTAGACAAAAGACAAGGATATCAATTAACAGGACATGAGGTCTACCAAACAAATCTGTTGAGACACATTTATGGCTCAAAAGGGATGTTTAAATCCATACCTTCATTTGTGTAATCATTACTTTAGAAGCTGAATAGCGTAAGCATTTTAatcagtgttatttattatcagCAGGGCAATTGCTTCGGCCCTGTGAACTTGTGACGCTTAATAACAGCTCTGCAGCACAGAAACGTCCTGCTCTACTGGTCTGACAGGGTGCAAACACAGGCACAGGGATAGGGCTCAGCTTGTGGAGGCCACATGGGAAATAATGAGACATACAGTTAGgtatataaatatttggacagtgacacaattcaCATCAtattggctctgtacaccaccacaatggatttgaaaggaaacaatcaaggtgTGCTTTAAATGGagattttcatctttaatttgagggtacatTGGGTGAACGgcgtaggaattacacccatttttagatgtggtccccccaattttaggggctagaaactatttggacaaactaacataatcaataattaaattgtgagtttcaatacttggttgcaaatcctttgcagtcaatgtctgcctgaagtctggaacccatagacatcaccagatgctgggtttcttccctggtgatgctctgccaggcctgcactgcagctgtctttagttcctgcttgttcttggggtgttttgccttcagttttgcctcagaaatcaaaacaattaGAGATAGCAAAACTatctggtacattcttaaaaagaaagaacacacaggtgagctcaggaacaccaaaaggcccagaagaccacagaaaacaactgtggtggatgacagattatttccctggtgaagaaaaaccccttcacacagttggccagatcaaaaacaccctccaggaggtaggcatatctgtgtcaaagtcaacaatcaagagaagacttcaccagagtaaatacagaggattcaccacaagatgtaaaccattggtaagccccaaaaacaaaaagaccaGATTAGTTTGCCAAAACATATCTAacaagaaccctgtacagttctggaacaacatcctatggacagatgagacaaagatccaCTCCTACTTGCCTAATGGTTTACTTTTACGATTTTCTTTTTTGCATTACTAACACAAAACTTGTGTGGTTGTTTTAATAACTGATGCGCTCAGTAACAACTTTGCAAGGGgcataacattaaaaaacaaagaaataaaaaagaaaccataTGGAGAAGGGCATGTATTCCAAGTAATACGGCAAGTCTGTGGTCACAAAGCCCTTTCACCCCCAGTGTGCTGACAGAGCTGGGTACTGACCTTCAGCGGCAGGCTTGATGTCGATGACACGGAGGTGTGGGTTAGGCACGGGCGCCGGGCACAGGTCGCCCAGACTGGGTATATCGGGCAGCGTGAACACAATCTCGTACTTGTGCTGGATCTTCAGAAAGCCAACCTGCAGAGccataagaaaaacacatttaaaacctCCGCTTGATGTGATCAACTCTTTTCACTTTTTCATTTCTGTGCGTTCAAGCTTTAAGCCAGAAAAAGCGTGCGTGTAAAAAAGTTCTCTTTATTTTGGACATCAAACACTCTCagggtagaaaaaaaaaaaagcattgcagGGTTTTTGGTTGGTGCTTTTCTACCATCTGCTTTCTGCCATCAACAGGCACTGAAATGCAAGCCATCCCCACATTAAGTAGATTATCCAGCAGAGCACCAGGTGGGCCCAGTGTTCCTGCATCCATTACTGGCAGTTTTACGATGTGGAGCTGCCCGTCACAGCTGAGGTTGTGCAGAGGATGCAAAATAGCCTGGCAAACAACACTGCTTTCACTTTTCCTACAGGAAATAAGacttatttgaatgtattatccTGTCAGAAAACAGTTTAATGGTGGGCaagtacaaattaattaatattaaatataaatttaatTTGATGGGCTCACACAGGAGGAAACGGAAATTATAGAGGTGTGCTTACAAATCACATGAGTAGAAGCTATCAGTCTGATCGGCGAACGACTACAGATTTGATTATGCTGGTGATCACGGCAGTTTGCGGTCATGAACAAATGAAGGGGCTTATTTACGTTGGATAAATATAGGCCCTGGGCTGGACATGGACTTCAGTTCAATGGCAATGTCATTCTCTCTCCCAGTGGACAGTTTGTTCACATGGTGACATACAGGATACAGGAATATCCTGAGAGATGACATGAGCCATTGCAGTGGGGGCATATTTTCTGGTgaattatttgatttaaattagaGTCAGCTATCAATTTCTGGAAAGAAGTGGAAGTTGTCCTCCAACCCCCAACAGTCCTCTGAGCTGTTTGGTTCCGTGCAATTTCAGGCTTCCCTCAGTGGAAGTGCCCATGTGATTAGATAATTTCACACAGTTGCAAACCCGCTGCAGCCCTCATTTCTTGCTCCACTCTGCATGTGGTTATGCAGCAAGAGACCAAGGTGAGataaacctgtgtgtgtgtgcgtgtgtcactGAACATCTACCGTGGCAAAGACCCGATCCCACATGCCAGCTCACCCCTCAGAATCTCATCCTCACACTGCTCTTTTATTGAGTGGTTTTATTTAGCCCCCCACCCCAAACTGCATACTCTGGCATTCCTAACAAGCTTATACGTTTCAGACAATCAGATTACAAAACCCCTCGTCATTACTGTAAGACTCAATACTCGGCCCTGAAAGAGACTACAGGGCTACTTAAAATAAGCTCCTGCCAGAATTGAATGACTCAGCAGATCAAGACCACCTCAGGTTTTTCAAAGCAAGTTACATTGTAGGGTTTATGATGAGGTGGAACTGGCagtcgggggtgggggtgtgccTGGAAAAACTAGTGACCTGCAACTGGACTGTGTTCTAAGGTCAGCACCCGAAGGTTACTGAGGAGACTCAACTTATAAGATCAATGAAACCTACACCACCGCACTAAGCTGACACTTTGTTCGGTCCCTTAAAGGAAATATTGCCGAGATGTTTTCAGGTGGTTGCTACAGGAACTTTTAACCAGTTCTTTATGTGTTTGTACTAACACCCCCCCACTCATTTAAGACCGAGAGCAGCTGGAGACGACGCGTAGGTGTGGACTAGGATGTAACGCTCCCTCactctggctctctctctctctctctctctgatccgCCTGGAAACCAGCAGCTTCCAAACTGCCGCCCACATAATGACAGCACAGCCTGAGTGAGTGCAGTGCATCTcggcacacacagcacagcaggagAGCAGTCAGGACGGGAGCAGCAACACGGCTGAGAAACCACTGCTTTCCCAGCTCCCGGTCTGCATATATTAGACTGCGTTTTGGTGAGCTTCATTTGCATTGTATCCAGCACTGGATAAACCCCTGTAACCTCCTAGAAATCGTTCATCATCAGTGGTGTACATCACACTGTAAGTTGACACAGATAGGCGCCAGTCAAATGAATAATgacaagaacaataataattagaagAGGAATAATTGTAATTTCGCTGTGAACCGAAGATGAAGAGATTTGTGGATTTGTACTTTCTAAAGTGCAGCTTTACCGTGTCCTGCTGACTAACTGTTAATGGCTTTGGACCTCATGGAAAAAGTGTCAAGTTCTCACAGTAAGCATCGTCTGAGGACACACCCTTGCTGCTCAAACACCAGACACACTCATCTAAACACGAGCAGTGGAAACGtggctttttattatttaaaagtgGTCAGTAATAAATTAAAGGCACAGTTGTGGCCCCACACAGCAATTTATCACACTGCTTCTGTCAGCAGAGTTGATGCATTACAAGGACAAGAATTGCGAAGGCAAATGGTTCAGATAAGTGCAGCTTAACTGAAAGCATCTTTCTTAGGTCCAGTAAATCAAAACATCGCCACCAAGCGCAAATAACAATTACTATAGGAAATGGCAGGTTTGCTTTACAGAAGGAAAAATCCTGCGTCAAACAAAACCACAGTGAAGTAAAGGAGTTGCAACTGGCTGTGGGCGGATAGGTTAAGGCTGGGATTTGGTCAATGCCAGAGTCTCAAGATCTCAAGAGCAGGTAAGAATATAAGTAATGGGTAATTAAGGAATCACACACACTTTTGGCACTGGAACAATTATAAATATTGAGaaccaccaccactactacttATTCCAGGTTTTGGAGCCAGCCCTCCCAGTCCTCCGGGGCACACCCACCTTCACCAGGAAGTTCCCATCAGGCTCTGAGATCACCATCACAACAGAGTCATGCAGCTTTTCATCGAAGTGAACATGGGAGGGGGCAGCAGGCTCTTCAGAGAAACGCACCCCCCCTGCCTTCACTTTGGAGCCTGGAAATACAGAAGAGGGTCAGCCTGTACCGGAtctagatatagatatagataacaCTCACATACAAACAGggaaatgaaaatacacagcGCAACACTGGGTTGGGAATGCACACACTTTACAGACATATGGTACACACACTGTTCAGAGACTCGCAATGTACAAACAAACCGTTGTTAttccgttttgttttttgtttcccctCTCATTAACTAAACGTAGTGACAAATCACAACGCAGTATTCCTGCTGGGTGTCTGTCTGCCATGCTGGCAGGGGGGCTTGTTCTCTAACGATAAAGCCAATTAGTGTAATCCACTGCTGGACAGCAAGTGGGCAACATTCTTACATAAACCCTGATGGTCAAACTCGGGAGAAAAGAGCCATTGTTACTACACTGCTGTACCCCTGAACACTCGCTCTCCTATCACGCTTGGTGTGGTTCCGTCTCTGAGGGAGCAGCTGTGCGTGCTAATTTTCAGAAATGCTCTGGCAGGACGAAATTCGATCTGCAGCTACCATTCAGGTGTGGCACCGGTGGTCAGATCAGTGTACGGCCACAAGACAAGAGGTGAGGACGCTGTCAGGGGCAATGGAGTGCAAGCCAGCCACAGTGCTGACTGCACTCCACTCCCTCAGCCACAGGGAAGAGGATcccatgaagagagagagagagaggtaaaaaaaaaagagaggacCTGTGCTCTTAACAGTGACCAACAACCAGATTGTGTTCTTCATGCTAAAGGGCCCAGGAGGAAAGAAATCACCACTGTTCTCAGTATAGGTGTGAGCAGCACTCTTTTCAGTCTCAGACTTGAAAGACAACACAAAGTCTTGGATTAAACTAAACATAAATCCACAGGCCTAAAGACAGACCTCCACACACCCCAGACTTACATTTGGCAATGCAACTTTCTTGTCTTGCACTGTCATCGGCACGGTACCAAGATCTCACTCTTAAGAAGCTGCTTTAAGTTTGGCCCTCTACTATAAATAAAGTCCTTCCTTTATACAGCTCATTGGAGGCTGCCTTCAAATTATACTCCCAGAAGGGTAACATACAGGTCAGAATAAAATAAGCCCTTACTAACTGTTTAATTGGAAGAAACATCTGTACTGAATAAACCAGATGTCTTTGTTTTGATATTGTTAAATGGCTTAGAAATATTATCTAGTTAGTAAATATTGGGCCGTACTGTCAATGCTCAATCATCAAAGTGATGTGTACTATAGTTCTTTATCTACAGCAGGTTCTTCTGTTTGGTCCTTGTTAGCTCTTAATTAGTCAACAAAAGACAGTCAAAGGCAGATCAGTTTACCCATTCACCCGTTTCTGGAAGCTACAGTTGCCCGGGGTCCAATCACAAGTGGTCTGGGATATTTTAACCCCCACAGTTTAAAATGCCTACGATTTGAAAACCTGGTggtttaaataattcaatttacCATTCTGACTTCACAAAGAGAATTCAGTTAGCACTCAGTCTGTtgtagaatacaaaataaatgctatGTTCCCCTTGCGGCAAAACTCTGGAGCgtacattaatttataatatgatataatataataaatcccAGACAAAGCTTCTCATTTAAGCAGGAGACAGACTACTTATCTGATGTTGGGCTTTATTCCTGGCTGCACTAACCAGTTTACTCACCTCTGCTTCATGCCAATTACAATGAGTTATGCATTTTGTCTGTAGtttgggctctggactcctgagcgcAAAGTCGTGGGTTCAATCTCTGGTGAGGGACACTTTACCTGGATtgttccagtaaaaacccagctgtattatattacagtattgttacaatatacaatataataattccATATCAAAAAAGCATTGCTGCTATGGGCTCCACACCAGCACACTACCCAACAAACTACAGGCCGCCTCAAAACAGGAAGTGCCTGCACAGCAAACCACACGAGGCGCAGGAGACACGCAAATCGATAGGGCAGATGCAATTGTATTCCGTGGCGATATGCGTTTCAAGACAGTATCAATAACGATTTGTTATCAAGACATACTGACGAACCCTGCTGATCGGGAGGAGTAGATAGCAGGGAAGCTTCTGTACGGAGCCCAGGGCTGTTTGCCGTGTGGGGGAGTACTGTGCTATACAGTTTGCATATGGATGGTGTGCTTGCAGCTCTGTGTGTAGtatgtgggggtgtgtggggaaATGTAAATTAGCAAAGATACAGTGCTATGTCAGTCAGGGTCTAGAGTACCAGTAAAGTGCTGACTAATAATGCCCTGCCTCACAgactgagatgggagaaactcTCCAGCTGGGGTCATGCCGCGTAAACCGAAGGTCCAATGCTACAGAACCACGCCGCCGGAAAACAGAAGAAGGCTTGAGACTCTAATTAGTGCAGCTTAAATGGGCAAAGGTTTTGTTGTTTAAAATGCAAGGTAATTTGGTAAGTCAGCTTGGGCTTCCAGCATATCAAGTGAGGTCTTTAAATGCCATAGTAACCAAGCATCCGTCACCGCGATGAAAGTGAATGCATCTGGAGCCTCTTCTGATAGATGCACTGCAGTGCTGCAGAGGAAAAGGGTGTAGCTGGCTCATACAGGAAGACCCCCTCTTcacaatgaccaaaaacacaagcaaaacTCTCAATATTGAATAATGCACAAAAACACCTGGAaccctttctaaaataattttgGTTGTCCCAGGCTGAAGCTACAAAGTATGGAGTGGAGGCGGTTGGCTCTCCCTTTCCAATTTCCACTGACACTGGtggttgttggtttttattttaacctCACACAA encodes:
- the adisspb gene encoding adipose-secreted signaling protein — protein: MATAKKSSKVKAGGVRFSEEPAAPSHVHFDEKLHDSVVMVISEPDGNFLVKVGFLKIQHKYEIVFTLPDIPSLGDLCPAPVPNPHLRVIDIKPAAEGGVRVVCEYTAHQEGVLQEEMLLVSEASDQACVRVRVQARVMDRHHGTPMLLEGVRCIGAELEYDSEQSDWQGFD